In a single window of the Vitis vinifera cultivar Pinot Noir 40024 chromosome 6, ASM3070453v1 genome:
- the LOC100262095 gene encoding fasciclin-like arabinogalactan protein 4: MAALRISHFAPTAIVYFLLLSSSYPIVALNITSLLSTYPDLSDFANLLTATAVDGDLIHRSSLTLLAVPNSFLRSSDLTHRSSASSLADVIRYHVLLQYLSWPDIRQIPAAGKLITTLYQTTGRATSNFGSVNITRNPANGAVSVHSPASYSPSNATILSLIKTLPYNVSIFTVNSLLVPYGFDLMASESRPPLGLNITKTLIDGHNFNVAASMLMASGVVEEFEADEAGAGITMFIPTDDAFADLPTTERLQSLPADKKAVVLKFHVLHSYYTLGSLESIVNPVQPTLATEEMGAESFTLNISRVNGSVAIDSGIVQASVTQTVFDQNPVAIFGVSKVLLPREIFGNNPISTTRPSPNNEATGSAQPPDISFSPENSPGSYTPPSGMSSPPGFHEELRSEAQINRAQRFILACAMSCIGLYVVV, from the coding sequence ATGGCCGCTTTACGCATTTCCCATTTTGCCCCTACTGCCATCGTTTATTTCCTCCTCTTGTCTTCTTCTTATCCCATTGTTGCCCTCAACATCACCTCCCTCTTGTCCACGTACCCAGATCTCTCTGACTTCGCTAACCTACTCACCGCCACCGCCGTCGACGGCGATCTCATCCACCGCTCTTCTCTCACCCTCCTCGCTGTCCCCAACTCCTTCCTCCGCTCCTCCGATCTCACCCACCGTTCCTCCGCCTCCAGTCTTGCCGACGTCATTCGCTACCACGTGCTTCTCCAGTACCTTTCTTGGCCGGACATCCGTCAGATTCCGGCCGCCGGAAAGCTAATCACTACTCTCTACCAAACCACCGGCCGTGCCACTAGCAACTTCGGCTCCGTGAACATTACGCGCAACCCAGCAAACGGCGCTGTTTCGGTCCATTCTCCGGCGTCTTACTCTCCCTCCAACGCCACCATTCTTTCCTTGATCAAGACGCTTCCGTACAATGTCAGCATCTTCACTGTGAATTCGCTGCTCGTTCCTTACGGATTTGATCTGATGGCATCGGAGAGTCGACCGCCGTTGGGGTTGAACATCACGAAGACGTTAATCGACGGCCACAATTTCAACGTCGCGGCGTCGATGTTGATGGCGTCGGGGGTGGTGGAGGAGTTCGAAGCGGATGAGGCTGGTGCCGGAATAACAATGTTTATCCCGACCGACGACGCATTCGCCGATCTTCCGACGACGGAGAGGCTACAGTCTCTTCCGGCGGACAAGAAGGCGGTGGTCCTGAAGTTTCACGTCCTGCATTCATACTACACTCTGGGTTCGCTGGAGTCGATCGTGAACCCTGTTCAGCCCACATTGGCTACAGAGGAAATGGGAGCTGAGAGCTTCACTCTCAACATTTCTAGGGTTAATGGGTCGGTGGCGATTGATTCAGGGATCGTACAAGCGTCGGTGACCCAGACGGTATTCGATCAAAACCCAGTTGCTATTTTTGGGGTTTCCAAGGTACTCTTGCCGAGAGAGATTTTCGGGAACAACCCAATTTCGACGACCAGGCCCAGCCCCAACAATGAAGCAACAGGCAGTGCTCAACCTCCGGACATATCCTTCTCGCCGGAGAATTCACCAGGTTCGTATACACCCCCGTCGGGGATGTCCTCTCCACCGGGGTTCCACGAAGAGCTCCGATCAGAAGCTCAAATTAACCGCGCCCAGAGGTTCATCCTCGCATGCGCAATGTCTTGTATAGGGTTGTATGTAGTGGTATGA
- the LOC100853532 gene encoding uncharacterized protein LOC100853532 yields the protein MGKPLRRQDSDVGVEENHPGCIWGIFHILDYHHWHTVKKILPHKWHRGRRHARCDKNLREHLIDSGTGTGKAQDCMDDEADQSVVKQSTTETNQANKRSGKARGKETGKKGGPIHRVLRFPGQPRLWQTVSIHHLEPSDPRLGERSTAAAVLPDPPILKASEELAAGNFVDYLGHTRDAKKHGIFHKRSEKARKASVYQNIMDSDQLNRDISGHQLKECVDVLELLRINKELFVKILQDPDVGIANRFHSLQTSNSQIKLTKSGSFPTADLARRRNFKPSKFEHKQNEIWSFPKREKLLPSAQAPKLVASKSSKDVRVADDFIGSAPEQEKSLVKNQEDVNHLADTKQRTENATEESTKVSNLLVHGSLSTDENEVAEWRRESTIGQDGVDKPRDDSATDIPGYEHSKGGVYSRRTSFPNDSLDRYAQLFEHGFRREGRWHHSKSLKVTNENDFPSGGHGRKTARRNLSLPEFNFYCAQPNELSSDALCSGKPSRTSLDSTTNITRESHNEPKPVDFPSSTEECVALEAVIGTEFQKDLVDESDSYNPSIEYPAGSSVDLDYQNGFSENADELHMEKSYGQENILLTDAVAAETEDSKKIVQGSDSGPSVECPAGLMVGINDDGGLSEDMFEPIMTENSLSQEQEVDLEKNSNTELAQPSPDSVLESCFQDVITTPAKSTFSEGTELKPRRIDFDESDTLINSEGRSSTDELSHVYVTINHEKVKNGNKGAYNHFLDDEPVKKDEAEFNYVRDVLELSGFTGKEYLEAWHLLDQPLSPSVFEEMEACLPHENQCSKEEVGPSCDHQLLFDLVNQALLEIYQRSFTYCPRALSYSCRVHPMPVGHHVVEAVWANIRWRLSSGQEKELTLNDVVAGDLAKDDGWMNLQSETECLALEMEDMIFHELLDEMLCC from the exons ATGGGAAAGCCATTGAGGCGCCAAGACAGTGATGTTGGGGTTGAGGAGAATCATCCAGGCTGCATATGGGGCATATTTCATATTCTTGACTACCACCATTGGCATACCGTCAAGAAGATCCTTCCACACAAATGGCACCGTGGCAGAAGACATGCTAGAT GTGATAAAAATCTACGAGAACATTTGATTGACAGTGGCACTGGCACTGGCAAAGCACAAGACTGCATGGATGATGAAGCAGACCAGTCTGTT GTGAAACAGAGTACTACAGAAACTAACCAAGCGAACAAAAGGTCTGGCAAAGCCCGCGGTAAAGAGACAGGGAAGAAAGGGGGTCCAATACATCGTGTTTTGCGCTTCCCTGGACAACCTCGGTTGTGGCAAACTGTTTCAATCCATCATCTAGAACCTTCAGATCCTCGGCTTGGTGAAAGAAGCACTGCTGCTGCTGTATTGCCGGATCCACCTATTCTAAAAGCCTCCGAGGAGCTAGCTGCCGGGAATTTTGTGGACTACTTGGGGCATACCCGGGATGCTAAGAAGCATGGGATATTTCATAAGAGAAGTGAGAAAGCAAGGAAAGCTTCAGTGTATCAGAATATCATGGATTCTGACCAGCTCAACAGAGATATTTCAGGTCATCAGCTAAAGGAATGTGTGGATGTCTTGGAGCTATTACGCATAAACAAGGAGTTATTTGTGAAGATTCTACAAGACCCAGATGTCGGCATTGCAAATCGTTTTCATAGCCTGCAGACCTCCAATTCCCAAATAAAATTAACCAAATCAGGGTCATTTCCTACAGCTGATTTGGCCCGCCGGAGAAATTTCAAGCCTAGTAAATTCGAACACAAGCAGAATGAAATTTGGTCCTTcccaaagagagaaaaactGCTTCCTAGTGCTCAAGCACCAAAGTTGGTAGCATCCAAGTCTTCAAAGGATGTCCGTGTGGCTGATGATTTTATAGGCAGTGCTCCAGAACAAGAAAAAAGTTTGGTGAAGAACCAAGAGGATGTAAATCATTTGGCAGATACTAAGCAGAGAACAGAAAATGCTACCGAAGAGAGCACAAAGGTGAGTAACCTCCTCGTCCATGGAAGCTTGTCCACAGATGAGAACGAGGTGGCTGAATGGAGAAGGGAGAGTACAATAGGCCAAGATGGTGTAGACAAGCCCAGGGATGACAGTGCAACTGATATCCCTGGCTATGAACACAGCAAGGGTGGAGTCTACAGCAGAAGAACATCTTTTCCAAATGACTCATTGGACAGATATGCTCAGTTGTTTGAGCATGGTTTCAGGAGAGAGGGCAGGTGGCATCACTCTAAGAGCTTAAAAGTGACAAATGAGAATGATTTTCCATCAGGGGGGCATGGTCGGAAAACAGCCAGAAGGAATCTGTCTCTGCCTGAGTTCAATTTTTATTGTGCACAACCAAATGAGTTGTCTTCTGATGCCCTTTGTTCAGGGAAACCAAGTAGGACTTCTTTGGATAGCACTACAAATATCACAAGAGAGAGTCACAATGAACCAAAACCTGTAGACTTTCCTTCAAGTACAGAGGAATGTGTAGCATTAGAAGCTGTTATAGGCACTGAATTTCAAAAAGACTTGGTAGATGAAAGTGACAGTTATAATCCAAGTATTGAGTATCCGGCTGGGTCTTCAGTAGATTTAGATTACCAGAATGGGTTTAGTGAGAATGCAGATGAGCTACATATGGAGAAGAGCTATGGACAGGAAAATATTTTACTCACAGATGCTGTTGCTGCAGAGACTGAAGATAGCAAAAAGATTGTACAAGGAAGTGATAGTGGTCCAAGTGTTGAATGCCCCGCTGGATTAATGGTAGGCATAAATGATGACGGTGGGCTTAGTGAGGACATGTTTGAGCCAATAATGACGGAAAACAGCCTTAGCCAAGAACAGGAGGTGGATCTTGAGAAGAATTCCAACACCGAGCTTGCACAACCAAGTCCAGATTCTGTTCTTGAGTCCTGTTTCCAAGATGTCATAACTACCCCAGCAAAGTCGACATTTTCAGAAG GCACAGAGTTGAAACCAAGGCGCATTGATTTTGACGAGTCGGATACTTTGATCAACTCAGAGGGCAGGTCCAGCACAGATGAATTGTCACACGTTTATGTCACAATAAACCATGAGAAAGTTAAAAATGGAAACAAGGGTGCCTACAATCACTTCCTGGATGATGAACCGGTTAAAAAGGATGAAGCAGAGTTCAATTATGTGAGGGACGTCCTTGAGCTATCAGGCTTCACTGGGAAGGAGTACCTAGAAGCATGGCACTTGTTAGACCAGCCATTGAGCCCCTCAGTGTTCGAGGAAATGGAGGCCTGCTTGCCCCACGAAAACCAATGCTCCAAGGAGGAGGTCGGTCCAAGCTGTGATCACCAGCTTCTGTTTGACTTGGTTAACCAGGCGTTGCTCGAGATCTATCAAAGATCATTCACCTACTGCCCAAGAGCATTGTCATACAGCTGCCGTGTCCATCCAATGCCTGTAGGCCATCATGTTGTTGAGGCGGTCTGGGCAAATATTCGCTGGCGCCTGAGCTCGGGACAGGAGAAGGAGCTGACACTGAACGATGTTGTGGCTGGAGATTTGGCAAAGGATGATGGTTGGATGAATCTCCAGTCGGAAACAGAGTGTTTGGCATTGGAGATGGAGGATATGATTTTCCATGAACTCTTGGATGAAATGCTTTGTTGTTGA
- the LOC100250212 gene encoding probable GTP-binding protein OBGM, mitochondrial isoform X1: protein MWLRCAKPLQYLEVLRKSSRSPCHLPFLCPYSDTPYKKSKSAPLQERKMIDRFRLYAKGGEGGSGCSSFHRSRHDRHGRPDGGDGGRGGDVILECSATVWDFSNLQHHVNAKRGGHGSSKNKIGTRGADKVVRVPVGTVVHLVEGEIPSQVENRSSAALDPWEIPGSLDVDLSESHQKPASVNPSTVEVAETVYIVDGSSTIEQTVEESVGKRQATQVSSSVSLPQSSPSNNKSRILNEDFLSYKGEGGSDPEIVETDDGMSEPELEEQREQKEQIQYNVAELTEEGQRIIVACGGEGGVGNISSSKNSRDHKLTKLGAEVSDDDQSSLGIGSPGSEAILVLELKSIADVGLVGFPNAGKSTLLGAMSRAKPTVGHYAFTTLRPNIGNLKYDDLSITVADIPGLIKGAHENRGLGHAFLRHIERTKVIAYVVDLAAALDGRKGIPPWEQLKDLILELEYYREGLSNRPSLVVANKIDEAGTEEFYEELKRRVQGVPIFPVCAVLEEGIPELKAGLRMLVNGAESYGLSLDRILLD from the exons atgTGGTTGCGCTGTGCCAAACCCCTTCAGTACTTGGAAGTCTTGAGAAAATCCTCCAGATCACCATGTCATCTTCCATTCCTTTGCCCTTATTCTGATACTCCTTACAAGAAGTCAAAGAGTGCCCCTTTACAG gaaagaaaaatgattgatAGATTTAGGTTATATGCAAAAGGAGGTGAGGGCGGCAGCGGTTGTTCCAGTTTCCACCGTAGCCGACATGATCGCCATGGCAGACCTGATG GTGGGGATGGTGGAAGAGGGGGAGATGTGATTCTAGAATGCTCTGCCACAGTTTGGGACTTCAGCAATCTACAACATCATGTT AATGCAAAGAGGGGAGGACATGGAAGTTCGAAGAATAAGATAGGAACCCGAGGGGCAGATAAG GTAGTTCGAGTGCCTGTTGGCACTGTAGTTCATCTTGTAGAAGGTGAAATTCCTTCTCAAGTTGAAAACCGATCTTCAGCAGCATTGGATCCCTGGGAGATTCCAGGCTCACTTGATGTTGATCTATCTGAATCTCACCAGAAACCTGCCTCTGTGAACCCCAGCACAGTGGAAGTAGCAGAAACAGTATATATTGTTGATGGCTCATCAACTATTGAACAAACTGTGGAAGAATCAGTCGGAAAGAGGCAAGCTACTCAAGTTTCATCATCTGTGTCTCTTCCTCAATCTTCTCCTTCCAATAACAAATCCAGAATTCTCAATGAAGATTTTCTATCCTATAAGGGAGAAGGGGGGAGTGACCCTGAAATTGTGGAGACTGATGATGGTATGTCCGAACCAGAGTTGGAAGAACAAAGAGAGCAAAAGGAACAAATACAATACAATGTTGCTGAATTAACAGAAGAAGGCCAACGTATAATTGTTGCTTGTGGAGGGGAGGGTGGTGTAGGCAATATCTCTTCATCCAAAAATTCTAGGGACCACAAACTTACAAAACTTGGGGCTGAAGTATCCGATGATGATCAATCCTCTCTTGGCATTGGGTCTCCTGGTTCGGAGGCTATTCTTGTATTGGAACTCAAGAGTATTGCTGATGTGGGTCTTGTGGGATTCCCAAATGCTGGTAAAAGTACCCTTCTAGGGGCTATGTCAAGAGCTAAGCCAACAGTAGGCCACTATGCCTTCACAACTTTGAGGCCAAATATTGGGAATCTAAAGTATGATGATTTATCAATCACAGTGGCTGACATTCCAGGTCTTATAAAGGGTGCCCATGAGAATCGTGGACTTGGACACGCTTTCCTGCGGCACATAGAACGCACTAAAGTTATAGCTTATGTGGTAGATTTGGCTGCTGCATTAGATGGTAGGAAAGGAATTCCACCATGGGAACAGCTGAAAGATTTGATTTTAGAGCTAGAGTACTATCGAGAGGGTTTATCAAATCGACCCTCCTTAGTAGTGGCAAACAAAATCGATGAGGCAGGGACTGAAGAATTTTATGAAGAATTGAAAAGAAGGGTGCAAGGTGTTCCAATCTTTCCTGTATGTGCAGTGCTGGAGGAGGGAATACCAGAGCTAAAAGCTGGCCTCAGAATGCTTGTGAATGGTGCAGAATCATATGGGCTGAGTTTGGACAGAATTTTGCTTGACTAG
- the LOC100250212 gene encoding probable GTP-binding protein OBGM, mitochondrial isoform X2, producing MQKEVRAAAVVPVSTVADMIAMADLMEGGDGGRGGDVILECSATVWDFSNLQHHVNAKRGGHGSSKNKIGTRGADKVVRVPVGTVVHLVEGEIPSQVENRSSAALDPWEIPGSLDVDLSESHQKPASVNPSTVEVAETVYIVDGSSTIEQTVEESVGKRQATQVSSSVSLPQSSPSNNKSRILNEDFLSYKGEGGSDPEIVETDDGMSEPELEEQREQKEQIQYNVAELTEEGQRIIVACGGEGGVGNISSSKNSRDHKLTKLGAEVSDDDQSSLGIGSPGSEAILVLELKSIADVGLVGFPNAGKSTLLGAMSRAKPTVGHYAFTTLRPNIGNLKYDDLSITVADIPGLIKGAHENRGLGHAFLRHIERTKVIAYVVDLAAALDGRKGIPPWEQLKDLILELEYYREGLSNRPSLVVANKIDEAGTEEFYEELKRRVQGVPIFPVCAVLEEGIPELKAGLRMLVNGAESYGLSLDRILLD from the exons ATGCAAAAGGAGGTGAGGGCGGCAGCGGTTGTTCCAGTTTCCACCGTAGCCGACATGATCGCCATGGCAGACCTGATG GAAGGTGGGGATGGTGGAAGAGGGGGAGATGTGATTCTAGAATGCTCTGCCACAGTTTGGGACTTCAGCAATCTACAACATCATGTT AATGCAAAGAGGGGAGGACATGGAAGTTCGAAGAATAAGATAGGAACCCGAGGGGCAGATAAG GTAGTTCGAGTGCCTGTTGGCACTGTAGTTCATCTTGTAGAAGGTGAAATTCCTTCTCAAGTTGAAAACCGATCTTCAGCAGCATTGGATCCCTGGGAGATTCCAGGCTCACTTGATGTTGATCTATCTGAATCTCACCAGAAACCTGCCTCTGTGAACCCCAGCACAGTGGAAGTAGCAGAAACAGTATATATTGTTGATGGCTCATCAACTATTGAACAAACTGTGGAAGAATCAGTCGGAAAGAGGCAAGCTACTCAAGTTTCATCATCTGTGTCTCTTCCTCAATCTTCTCCTTCCAATAACAAATCCAGAATTCTCAATGAAGATTTTCTATCCTATAAGGGAGAAGGGGGGAGTGACCCTGAAATTGTGGAGACTGATGATGGTATGTCCGAACCAGAGTTGGAAGAACAAAGAGAGCAAAAGGAACAAATACAATACAATGTTGCTGAATTAACAGAAGAAGGCCAACGTATAATTGTTGCTTGTGGAGGGGAGGGTGGTGTAGGCAATATCTCTTCATCCAAAAATTCTAGGGACCACAAACTTACAAAACTTGGGGCTGAAGTATCCGATGATGATCAATCCTCTCTTGGCATTGGGTCTCCTGGTTCGGAGGCTATTCTTGTATTGGAACTCAAGAGTATTGCTGATGTGGGTCTTGTGGGATTCCCAAATGCTGGTAAAAGTACCCTTCTAGGGGCTATGTCAAGAGCTAAGCCAACAGTAGGCCACTATGCCTTCACAACTTTGAGGCCAAATATTGGGAATCTAAAGTATGATGATTTATCAATCACAGTGGCTGACATTCCAGGTCTTATAAAGGGTGCCCATGAGAATCGTGGACTTGGACACGCTTTCCTGCGGCACATAGAACGCACTAAAGTTATAGCTTATGTGGTAGATTTGGCTGCTGCATTAGATGGTAGGAAAGGAATTCCACCATGGGAACAGCTGAAAGATTTGATTTTAGAGCTAGAGTACTATCGAGAGGGTTTATCAAATCGACCCTCCTTAGTAGTGGCAAACAAAATCGATGAGGCAGGGACTGAAGAATTTTATGAAGAATTGAAAAGAAGGGTGCAAGGTGTTCCAATCTTTCCTGTATGTGCAGTGCTGGAGGAGGGAATACCAGAGCTAAAAGCTGGCCTCAGAATGCTTGTGAATGGTGCAGAATCATATGGGCTGAGTTTGGACAGAATTTTGCTTGACTAG
- the LOC109122806 gene encoding metallothionein-like protein type 2 has translation MSCCGGNCGCGSGCKCGSGCNGCGMYADLGSSEKATTAATIITGVAPAKMFSEGSEMSFEGGAGCKCGNGCKCGNGCSCNPCSC, from the exons ATGTCTTGCTGCGGTGGAAACTGTGGTTGCGGCAGCGGCTGCAAATGCGGCAGCGGCTGCAACGG CTGCGGCATGTACGCTGACTTGGGCTCCTCAGAGAAAGCCACCACAGCTGCAACCATCATCACCGGGGTTGCACCAGCGAAGAT GTTCTCCGAGGGATCGGAGATGAGCTTCGAAGGAGGGGCAGGCTGCAAGTGCGGAAATGGCTGCAAATGCGGAAATGGCTGCAGCTGCAATCCATGCAGCTGCTGA
- the LOC100250087 gene encoding metallothionein-like protein 1, giving the protein MSGCGCGSSCGCGSDCKCGKMYPDLGSSEKATTAATIITGVAPVKMHSEGSEMSLEGGKGCKSGNACKCGNSCNCDPCNC; this is encoded by the exons ATGTCTGGCTGTGGTTGTGGCTCTAGTTGTGGCTGCGGCAGCGACTGCAA ATGTGGCAAGATGTACCCTGACCTGGGTTCCTCGGAGAAAGCCACCACCGCTGCCACCATCATCACCGGGGTCGCACCAGTGAAGAT GCACTCTGAGGGATCGGAGATGAGCCTGGAAGGAGGGAAAGGCTGCAAGTCTGGGAATGCCTGCAAGTGCGGAAATAGCTGCAACTGCGATCCATGCAACTGCTAG